AGCACACCCACAATTGGCATGATAATGTCATCAACCAGTGAGGAAACAATTTTTCCAAAAGCAGCACCGATGATGACCCCGACAGCGAGATCCAGCACATTTCCTTTAAAGGCGAATTTCTTGAACTCATTCCACATTTACTATGTACCCCCTAAAATGATATCCCTTATATTTTACGAGATTGTCAGGGAAAAAGCAATAGGGCCTGATACCAAGGTGGTGACAGGCCCAAAAAGTCTCTTTGATTTTACTGAATCAGCCTCATCTTCAACGCTTTGACCGCAGCGTCGGTCCTATTCTTCGCATCAAGTTTCTGGATGATGGCTGAAATATAGTCGCGGACGGTGTAGGAACTGAGATGCAGGGATTGGGCTGCTTCATTGATGGAAGCACCTTCGGCAATCAGTTTAAGCACTTCACGCTCACGGATGGTCAGGACGGCACGCTGGACACCGAAAAGCTGGACAGCATCCTCATAGTATTGGTTCAACAATTCACCGCCATATTGTCCGAACTTGATAAGCGCTGTCAGAGTTTGATTGTCGACGGTAAATGATGTGTTTTCTCCGCGGTCAAGCAATGCCAGGCCAATCAGTTTATTTTCAGCCGGCACATAGATTGGGAGGACAACCAATGATTTCAGGCTGTAATCGCGCACGTATTTTCCCGGCAAGATATCCGCCGCATCTTCAATGAAAATGGGTTTGGAATGACTGAAATGCTTTAAGTATTTTGTAAGCAGCGGAAATTCAGCGATGCTCTCCTTTATATGCTGCACAGAGCCTGTATGGACATTATGGGCATGGACGCCGACCCCGCTATGCTCACCAGGAGAATAGATGAAGAGAGCACAGCGTGAAAAGGGCAGATAATCAACCAGGCCCTGGGTAATCATTTTAACAGCATCCGAGGCACTTCGAGATTGGATCAGCACCTGCTGGAAAAGAAGGGTGGCATCCTTCCACTCAAGCTCGCTTTCCAGGTGGTTCAGCTTCATCTGTTTCAGATACATTTTTCGAAGCGTCTCTTTTTGCTCATCTGTCACGGTCTCCGCTTTATCCTTCACACAAATTAACAATGTTTCAGTCAGACAGGGAATCGTGACGATTTGAGGCTGGTCCTGACCGGGTGACAACAATCTCGAAAGCGCAGTGGCCAGGTCTGCTGGCTGCTGCGCTTGCAGGCCCTCGCACATGGTGACCAGCTGTTCGTTAACGGAAATACCATCAGCACAGACGACTTTGTTTACTTTGTGCTGTGTTTTATCATTGCGGATGACAGCAAGCCAATTACTTGGTACAGCTCGAAGGTTCAACATCGTCTTCAGCCATTTGTCATCCTTGTATTCCGGCTGCTGCGTCCGCAGGACCTTGTCGAGGATTCTCGTAAAAAAGACCTGTACCGCCTGGTGCTCGAGGAATCCGGCATTCCTTCTCTTTAAGACTTTATGGAATAAGTTTTCTACTGCACTGATCAGAAAGATAGCATCGAAATCATCAACGAATTCGGGATGGCGTTTCTGCCACTTAAGGACTAATAATTGAATGAAATCATTTGTAGAGTCAAATGTGGTCCGTGAAAGGTTATTGAAACCATAAACAATCATGTTTTCAAATTCAGAGACAAGATCGTTTTGCCAGGCTTTCATGTCTTTCTTTAAATGGAACCACTCTTTAAGAAACGGTTTCTCGCATTCTTTTAAAAGGAACAATCCTCTAATGGCCAAATCCTCAATCTTATGTTCCATCAGACAACCTCACTCTCAGATTCTGGTAAAATACCATTCGCTTCGAAATTCTGATTTTTGTCCGTTAACGTTTTTAACCCGACATATAACGGGGTTAACACGTTGTTAACGATTTTTTTCGGAGTTGTAGGCTTGATTTTTCGGGGATATGTTAATAAGGAAGAGTTAATTTTGAATTTTAAAAAAATTTACGGAGGTGGCTTTCTTGACCGGAGCTGTCGTAATGGAAAGCAAGACGAATAAAAAGGTTTTTTGGGGTGCACTGGCAGCTGGACTTCTTGCGCTTGGGATTTTGCTAGTTTCATTCGGTGTTTCAGGTGTGGCATATGCGGTACCCATTGCCGGTGTAGGAGACTTTTATGTTGAATTCGATAAGCTTGAAGGAGAAGGCTACACATTCTACCCTAAGCTTGGTGAAACGAGCAGCTCAGACGCAACGCCACAGGGGACGAATATTATTGAAAAATTGACCATCGACAATCTGCAATTATACAAGGATTTTCAGGTAGGAGGGGAGTGGATCCGCGTCAAAATCCAGGCATCGAAACCTGTACAGATCTCCGGGCTGCAGCATGATGCCGGCTTGATTGAGGCGAACGCCAAGTTTCAAAACCTTGCGCTTGCAGAAAACAACAGCACGGACTGGACGAAGCAATTCCAGCAAACATCAAGCACCATTATCCTTGAAGATGCTAAATTGAAAACACATTACTTATTCCAAGAAACGATCAATATGGCTGGCATGAAATTGACGGTGGAAAAAATCGATAAGAAATAATCGAGGTGACAAGCATGGTTTTTAAAAAGTGGAGGCACACACGGCCTTTCTTTGGAGCGATTTTGAGCGTGTTAAGCGGATTGATGATTTTATGGGTGCCGTTGAATCTTTATTTAAGCACCTTTCTTCCAGGATCGGTAGCCGTCATCGGCTTGCTGTTTGGCGGCCTGATCACGCTGATGGGATTGATGTCCTTCTTTTTGCCGAGTGCCTCTAAAGCGCTGGGTATCATCGTTATCTTTTTATCCATTCTTTCGGTCATCGGCGCACTGGGCGGCTTCCTGTTTGGGACGATCTTCGGGATCATCGGCGGGGCCCTGCTGACAGCATGGCGAATGGTGCCTGCCGATGAGTCGGCAGGAGCACCAGTCTCAGATACCGCTGCGCAGCCAGCCAAAACGGGGTAAAGGGGAGAAGATATGAAGAACCGGATCTTTTTAGTAGTGATGTGCTTTCAGCTAGCAGCTTTGTCCTTCTTCCCTTTTTTTGAAAAAGCAGACGCAGCCGGCAATGATGCAGACGGATTCATCATCCAGGCAGATAGGGTTGTTGGCGAAAATATGAAAGCAATGCTTGTGACTGGTGAGACATCCGGATCCAGTTCCAGGCCAATGCTGCGGATCACCTACGATTCAGCAAAGATTTACGGCATGAAGCTGACAAAACAGTTCCAGACTTCGGGCGGGACAGTTAGTCTCACAATGAAAGCTAGCGGCCCTGTCCATATAAAAGGAATGCAGGTCGACGCAAGTGCAATTTCATTTAAAGGAGCATGCGTCCACGCCGCAAAAATCATTCCGAATGCCGCTCTTGAAGGCATGACAATGGTCGCCCATTCAATGAATGCCGCTAACAGCAGCCTCGATCAGTTAAAGTTGCAGACAGTGAATGGCAATGGGGGAGTAAAGAAGCCAGGCACCCTGGAAATTTTACAGGAACTAGGGTCAATGCCCCTTAGCCAGATGAAGGCGGAAATCGATAAAATCACCAGCGGCCAGCTACCATTGACATGTGAAGGTGCAGAGGAAGAAGAGCTAGGTGATCAAGTGGAAGATACAATAGGTACGATCGTGGATCCAGCCGACGACCTGTTGGAGGAAGTGACAGATCCGCTTGAAGACACAATTGGCAAAGTGACCGACCCACTTGATAAAACTATCGGAAAGGTAACTGATCCCCTCAAGGATACAATCGGAAAGGTGACAGATCCGCTCAAAGAGGTAACAGATCCACTTAAAGACACAGTTGTCAAAGTCACCGGACCGTTCAAGGATACAGTCGATAAGGTGGTTGCGCCTGTTGAAAAAACAGTCGGGAAAGCGACAGAACCAGTGAAGGAGGTCGTCAAGGAAACGGCGGATACTGCGAAAAAAGTGACCGACCCAGTGGAGGCAGTTGTGGATGAAACAGCCAAAACAGCGTGCGAAAAACTGGAGGCGGTAAATGGCGAGATCACAAAGGAATTGGCGCTTGAACTGATCGATAAGGCACTGGCCGAAAATAAAATGCTAGATGAATTATGCCCGACAGACACCACATTGACAGCTCAGCTTGAAAAATGGACAGAAGGGCTTTTGGATTCTCTCGGACTTCTGTCGCTACTTGGATTGAATCCAAGCGAGGAAGAACAGCTGAAGAAAATGAGGGAGGCTATTTTAAAAGAGCCTGATGGATCGATAATAGATTTTTAACTTAAACAACAAAGGCAGAGGAAGGAACCTCTGCCTTTCTAATATTTTATCGCAAATGACTTATAGGTTTCAGTTTTCTCTGTTTCGTTCACTTCGATATGGTTAACAGTAGAGAAAGGATTGCCCCTTCGCACTTCATCGGTGAACTTCTCAAGGTCAGGCCTGGAACCCGAAGCAAGGATTTCCACGCCGCCCTCCGGTAGATTCTTCACCCAGCCCGTAATGCCAAATTGGATTGCCTTCATTTGAGTATAATACCGATACCCCACACCCTGAACCTCACCCGTCACAATAATTTGTAATTGGATCAAGACGTCGCCCCCAGATAAACGAATAGGTTAACAATATATCTAATGTTATATGTAATGATTGCTTAGTAACTTCATTATATCACACAGAATTAGGGCGCATAAGGAAAACGGAAGTTTATATTTTGTTTAATATGCTCGTAGTGTAGTACCGAAACCCAACGAGCAGGCAATGGATTGTACAAGTGGAGAGAATAGTTGAAATGCATGCATGACAATCCAGAACTAAGACAGGTTTGGGTGGAAATACAGAAAGCTGTCAAGAAAACGAAGGAATTAAGACAGGTTTGGGTGGAAATGCAGTAAAGCTGTCAAGAAAACGAAGGAATTAAGACAGGTTTGGGTGAAAATGTAGAAAAGCTGTCAAGAAAACGAAGGAATCGTGACAGGTTTGGGTGGAAATACAGAAAGCTGTCAAGAAAACGAAGGAATTAAGACAGGTTTGGGTGAAAATGCAGAAAAGCTGTCAAGAAAACGAAGGAATTAAGACAGGTTTAAGAGGAAAAGTTCAAAAGCTGTCAGAAATAGAGGCAAGTTCTGACAGGTTTGAGGTGAAGAGAGTAAAAGCTGTCAGAAGAAGAGCCAAGTTCAGACAGGTTTGAGGGAGAAGGAGCAAAAGCTGTCAGAAGTAGTTCAGCTTCTGCCCTATATTCTCAAACCACGGCAAAAAAAAGCAGCCGAACAAAATGTCCGGCTGCTGCCTTAAATACCCAATCTTACAAAGCCCAATCGCCATTGCGGAACACTGGCTCAGCTGTTCCATCTGCTGTGATGCCGTCGATGTCCATTTTATCGGAACCGATCATGAAGTCGACGTGCGTGATGCTTTCGTTCAGGCCGTTTTCAGCCAATTCTTCTGAAGACATCGTCTTGCCGCCCTCAACGCAGAATGCGTAAGCACTGCCGATAGCGAAGTGGTTTGACGCGTTTTCATCAAACAGTGTGTTGAAGAAAAGTACATTTGATTGAGAGATTGGCGAGTTGAATGGTACCAGGGCAACTTCACCAAGATAGTGTGAACCTTCATCAGTCGCCACGAGCTGTTTCAGGATTTCTTCACCTTCTTCAGCTTCAACGCCGACGATTTTTCCATTTTCGAAAGTAAGCTTGAAATTGTCGATGATGTTTCCGCCGTAGCTAAGTGGCTTTGTGCTTGAGACATAACCGTTCACGCCCGTTTTCAATGGTACTGAGAATACTTCCTCAGTCGGCATATTGGCCATGAATTCATTGCCTTGCTCGTTCACGCTGCCAGCGCCAACCCAGATATGCTTCTCAGGAAGCTCGACTGTTAGGTCAGTGCCAGGTGCTTTGTAGTGAAGCTTTTTGTAACGCTTGCCATTCAGGTAGTCAACCTTTTCATGAAGGGAAGAATCATGCTCTTTCCATGCAGCTACTGGATCTGGAGTATCCACGCGGACTGCCTTGAAAATCGCGTCCCAAAGCTTCTGCACAGCTGTTTCAGCAGTGTCATCAGGGAACACCATTTTTGCCCACCCTTCAGAAGGAGCGGCAATGACTGTCCAGCTTACTTTATCGGATTGTATGTATTTGCGATACTTTGAAAGTGCTGTTCCAGCAGCTTTCTGGAAATTCGCGATGCGTTCAGACTTCACACCCTTCAACAGG
The window above is part of the Mesobacillus jeotgali genome. Proteins encoded here:
- a CDS encoding acylphosphatase, translating into MIQLQIIVTGEVQGVGYRYYTQMKAIQFGITGWVKNLPEGGVEILASGSRPDLEKFTDEVRRGNPFSTVNHIEVNETEKTETYKSFAIKY
- a CDS encoding DUF6230 family protein, whose translation is MTGAVVMESKTNKKVFWGALAAGLLALGILLVSFGVSGVAYAVPIAGVGDFYVEFDKLEGEGYTFYPKLGETSSSDATPQGTNIIEKLTIDNLQLYKDFQVGGEWIRVKIQASKPVQISGLQHDAGLIEANAKFQNLALAENNSTDWTKQFQQTSSTIILEDAKLKTHYLFQETINMAGMKLTVEKIDKK
- a CDS encoding LuxR C-terminal-related transcriptional regulator → MEHKIEDLAIRGLFLLKECEKPFLKEWFHLKKDMKAWQNDLVSEFENMIVYGFNNLSRTTFDSTNDFIQLLVLKWQKRHPEFVDDFDAIFLISAVENLFHKVLKRRNAGFLEHQAVQVFFTRILDKVLRTQQPEYKDDKWLKTMLNLRAVPSNWLAVIRNDKTQHKVNKVVCADGISVNEQLVTMCEGLQAQQPADLATALSRLLSPGQDQPQIVTIPCLTETLLICVKDKAETVTDEQKETLRKMYLKQMKLNHLESELEWKDATLLFQQVLIQSRSASDAVKMITQGLVDYLPFSRCALFIYSPGEHSGVGVHAHNVHTGSVQHIKESIAEFPLLTKYLKHFSHSKPIFIEDAADILPGKYVRDYSLKSLVVLPIYVPAENKLIGLALLDRGENTSFTVDNQTLTALIKFGQYGGELLNQYYEDAVQLFGVQRAVLTIREREVLKLIAEGASINEAAQSLHLSSYTVRDYISAIIQKLDAKNRTDAAVKALKMRLIQ
- a CDS encoding aminopeptidase; this translates as MSDFQTNLEKYADLAVKVGVNIQKDQTLVINTTIDSAEFVRLVVKKAYEAGAKNVVVNWNDDVVNRTKYDLAPDEAFTEYPEWRAREVEELAENGAAFMSIVSSSPDLLKGVKSERIANFQKAAGTALSKYRKYIQSDKVSWTVIAAPSEGWAKMVFPDDTAETAVQKLWDAIFKAVRVDTPDPVAAWKEHDSSLHEKVDYLNGKRYKKLHYKAPGTDLTVELPEKHIWVGAGSVNEQGNEFMANMPTEEVFSVPLKTGVNGYVSSTKPLSYGGNIIDNFKLTFENGKIVGVEAEEGEEILKQLVATDEGSHYLGEVALVPFNSPISQSNVLFFNTLFDENASNHFAIGSAYAFCVEGGKTMSSEELAENGLNESITHVDFMIGSDKMDIDGITADGTAEPVFRNGDWAL
- a CDS encoding DUF6114 domain-containing protein, giving the protein MVFKKWRHTRPFFGAILSVLSGLMILWVPLNLYLSTFLPGSVAVIGLLFGGLITLMGLMSFFLPSASKALGIIVIFLSILSVIGALGGFLFGTIFGIIGGALLTAWRMVPADESAGAPVSDTAAQPAKTG